In Kwoniella pini CBS 10737 chromosome 2, complete sequence, the sequence AGTAAATATACACTATTTCACTGCCAGTCCAGTTCGAATTATACCGCAGATATTGTGAAAGGTGGATACATGAGAATGGGATGAATAATATAAAGACAAATTGAGGTCTCAAAAACCAGCATTATACATGTTGAAGACTTAATAACAATTATACCTGGAGATGTATTTCATGACGAGCAACCTTCGGCATAAGCAAAGAATGATTGGCGAGATAAGCGGATGAAGAATTCGTAACGTAGCATTTGAGCAATTCCGGATCCCGGTTCGCTGTGATAGGTGTATACTCTTAcatttcctcttttgcTTGCATATGCATTCAACTTCTGAGAATATGGGTCATCCTTTGTATCACGGCCCGAGTGAATGGTCAATTAGGTTTGTCAGATTCGTAGACGGTTGACACTTATCCCACAGCGGGAAACTAAATCCGCCATTTATAATGCATGATCAAAACAAATCACAAGCATATTTAATCATTATGAGAACAAAAGAAGTAAAACATAAGGACTAAGCCTTATCCCCATACGAGTGATGCATTTACTCGTCAGAAACATCATCCAAAGCAGAGATCAAAGGAGAGAAAACGGGTTGACCACGTTTCTTGTAGAATGCAACAACCTTCTCAGCTCTCTTGGCAATACCTTCGGGAGTGATGTCGAACTTTTAACGACGAAAAGCATCAGCATGTGCGGAACAACTAGAAATCAATAAACAACGctgaactcaccttcttgtATACTTGGTCGTAAGGACCTGAGGCACCCCAAGCTTTGAGACCGAAGTGATCGTGAGAGTATTGACCCCAACCAAATGTGGAGTAAGCCTCAACGGAAAGGATAGGAGCACCTGATGGAAGGACAGAAAGTCTGTATTCTCTCGATTGAGTGTCGAAGACCTCGAAACATGGGATGGATACTAATCTGGCTTTGATACCCTttgatttcaattgttCAACGGCACCGAGGGCCAATGGTACTTCAGAACCGGTGGAGACAATGGTGACGTCGGCATtctcaacttcttcaagtaCGTAACCTCCCTTTGCGGCCTTCTCAATGGAAGAGTTGGCGAGTTGAGGCAAGTTTTGTCTGGAGAAGGCGAGAACGGATGGGGTATGTTGAGAAAGAATGGAGACGAGGTAAGAAGCGGAGGTTTCGTTACCGTCGGCAGGTCTCCAGAAAGCCAAGTTGGGGATAGCTCTCAACCAAGCAGCAGTCTCAACCGGTTGGTGAGTAGGTCCATCCTCACCTAGACCAATAGAGTCGTGGGTAGCGATTTGAAGGACTCGAAGGTGGGAAAGAGCGGAAAGTCTGACGGCACCAGCAGCGTATGAGACGAAGTTCAAGAAGGTAGCACCGAATGGAATAAGACCACCGTAGGCGGCGATACCGTTACAGATGGCGGCCATACCGTGTTCTCGAACACCGAATCGGAAGTATCGTCCAGCGTATGAACCAAGACCAGTTGAAGGGTGTTGGAAGTCCTCAGCGTTCTTCCATCGGGTCAAATTGGAACCAGTCAAATCGGCAGAACCACCGACCAATTCAGGAAGGACTTCAGCAAGCTTGCTGATGGTGGTTTCGGAAAGTTTTCGGGAGCCGACAGCAGCGTCAGAGGTGGTGTAGGTGGGAAGGGCTTTCTCCCATCCTTCTGGAAGTCGTCCCTCAACTCGTCGCGTGAGTTCAGAAGCGTCTTTAGGGTATTTTTCGGAATATTGCTTGAAGAGGTCCTTCCATTCAGCCTCGGCCTTAGCACCTTTCTCAGCGGCAG encodes:
- a CDS encoding transketolase; its protein translation is MSGFTQNDQVAINTIRALAADVVGKANSGHPGAPMGMAPVAHVLFSKFMRFNSKNPKWINRDRFVLSNGHACALQYILLHLAGYKVSMDDLKSFRQIDSITPGHPELGVTDGIEVTTGPLGQGISNAVGLAIAQAHMGAVFNKDGFNLIDNYTYVFTGDGCLQEGVASEACSLAGHLKLGNLIAVYDDNKITIDGDTAVSFTEDVEQRFKSYGWEVLHVEKGDDDIAAIEAALKEAQKTKDQPTIINLKTTIGFGSLKQGGHDVHGAPLKKDDITQLKKKFGFNPEETFAVPQETYDIYNAAAEKGAKAEAEWKDLFKQYSEKYPKDASELTRRVEGRLPEGWEKALPTYTTSDAAVGSRKLSETTISKLAEVLPELVGGSADLTGSNLTRWKNAEDFQHPSTGLGSYAGRYFRFGVREHGMAAICNGIAAYGGLIPFGATFLNFVSYAAGAVRLSALSHLRVLQIATHDSIGLGEDGPTHQPVETAAWLRAIPNLAFWRPADGNETSASYLVSILSQHTPSVLAFSRQNLPQLANSSIEKAAKGGYVLEEVENADVTIVSTGSEVPLALGAVEQLKSKGIKARLVSIPCFEVFDTQSREYRLSVLPSGAPILSVEAYSTFGWGQYSHDHFGLKAWGASGPYDQVYKKFDITPEGIAKRAEKVVAFYKKRGQPVFSPLISALDDVSDE